The Leadbettera azotonutricia ZAS-9 genome has a window encoding:
- the fliN gene encoding flagellar motor switch protein FliN, whose translation MSDGALSQDEIDALLAGVDSSGMGSPSPASTATATAPGGGSEDERKALQSFLSSNLDSESSNIAMITASSASFKGIQVNFTNRETLLGQLPDTVTVVKADFNSGFPGEHLFIIPEDTAKAIAGLANKEENIELDDMAMSIINELVSQFTGTEITALTNKTGNKSIQAVTPEGANIAKAVAALPGGTFASAAYTLDLGDAKPRQIWEILGGPVASEIARALNGGAAPAAAPQAAPVMSNNMNGMDMSGMMPNMGMGMGGGMMPNMGAPANVQSVQFPNLMPRASSQESGNIGLIMDVYMEMTVELGRTRKLIKDILGMGEGTIIELDKLAGEPVDILVNHKLIAKGEVVVIDENFGVRVTEIVSPMERMSEMG comes from the coding sequence ATGAGCGATGGCGCACTTTCGCAGGATGAAATAGACGCACTGTTGGCAGGGGTGGATTCGTCAGGCATGGGAAGCCCTTCACCGGCTTCCACGGCAACTGCAACAGCCCCCGGCGGCGGCTCGGAAGACGAGCGCAAAGCCCTGCAATCCTTCCTTTCCTCGAATCTGGACTCCGAATCTTCCAATATAGCCATGATCACCGCATCTTCCGCGTCGTTCAAAGGCATCCAGGTGAATTTCACCAACCGTGAAACCCTCCTCGGACAGCTCCCCGACACGGTCACCGTGGTCAAAGCCGATTTCAACTCAGGATTCCCCGGCGAGCATCTTTTCATCATCCCCGAGGATACCGCAAAAGCCATAGCCGGCCTTGCCAATAAAGAAGAAAACATTGAACTCGACGATATGGCCATGTCCATCATCAACGAGCTGGTCTCCCAATTCACAGGCACTGAAATAACAGCCCTGACCAACAAAACAGGCAATAAATCCATACAGGCCGTTACCCCTGAAGGCGCCAATATAGCCAAGGCTGTGGCGGCCCTTCCCGGAGGCACTTTTGCCAGCGCGGCTTATACCCTTGACTTAGGCGACGCCAAGCCTCGCCAAATCTGGGAAATCCTGGGCGGGCCTGTAGCCTCAGAAATCGCCCGCGCCTTGAACGGCGGCGCCGCCCCTGCGGCCGCACCCCAGGCAGCTCCGGTTATGAGCAATAACATGAACGGCATGGACATGTCCGGCATGATGCCCAATATGGGTATGGGCATGGGCGGCGGCATGATGCCCAATATGGGCGCTCCCGCCAATGTTCAGTCAGTCCAGTTCCCCAACCTCATGCCCCGGGCTTCGTCCCAGGAATCAGGCAACATCGGCCTCATCATGGATGTTTACATGGAGATGACCGTAGAACTTGGCCGCACCCGCAAGCTCATCAAAGACATCCTGGGCATGGGCGAAGGCACTATCATCGAACTGGACAAGCTCGCCGGCGAACCTGTAGACATCCTGGTCAACCACAAACTCATAGCCAAAGGCGAAGTGGTGGTCATTGATGAAAACTTCGGCGTCCGGGTAACCGAAATAGTCTCCCCCATGGAACGCATGAGCGAAATGGGTTAA
- a CDS encoding flagellar hook-length control protein FliK, producing MNEISTPIQSLSAQGNIPENTGPGSIFGQKSHKEGKRGAFSRLLDSLAAKPGKNAAGAQGLAASGRKNHLNLAESEEGLRLGKGKKASLGKGNLIQTADSADSALGNEFSGLLGQNLGLKIQMPQLGNGKEGEAELGINAVNLAAKAAPETGAIPLHLELAKNSSVEFEEAGALEDDVPQEVLAALLGEEQDASDFLKDTQKPRKGAVDLLNASARQLESSFFEFSGEKRPGLVDNLQVIQTAGENLRDTDTRTRKTRDKINVEVRDMRTAEGVKAESADSLKPQNFSALDAGKADIDIPVDLRLSISESASAPMDKAAFEDALASELRGNLGTDIVKQASIIVRDGGEGTIKLTLRPESLGNVKIRLEMTENKITGHIIVENSDALKAFERELPVLEKQFQESGFSEAHLDMSMSQNGGGAEFYREESGELSRFAPVVAASHYDAEAERAELVPQGIISHGAGQNPSVNMLV from the coding sequence GTGAACGAAATTTCCACCCCCATACAATCTCTATCTGCCCAGGGAAATATCCCTGAAAACACGGGTCCCGGCTCGATTTTTGGGCAAAAATCCCATAAAGAAGGCAAACGCGGAGCTTTTTCAAGGCTTCTTGACAGCCTTGCTGCCAAGCCCGGAAAAAACGCCGCTGGAGCCCAGGGCTTGGCAGCTTCCGGCAGGAAGAATCATTTAAATCTCGCTGAATCAGAGGAAGGGCTTCGCCTTGGCAAAGGGAAAAAAGCCTCCCTTGGCAAAGGAAACCTGATTCAAACTGCTGACAGCGCGGATTCTGCGCTGGGCAATGAATTTTCAGGTCTTTTGGGCCAGAACCTGGGGCTTAAGATTCAGATGCCCCAGCTTGGGAACGGGAAAGAAGGCGAGGCTGAACTCGGCATCAATGCCGTGAACCTTGCGGCCAAGGCTGCCCCCGAAACCGGCGCGATTCCCCTTCATCTTGAGCTTGCTAAAAATTCGTCAGTGGAATTTGAAGAAGCCGGAGCCTTGGAAGATGATGTTCCCCAGGAAGTCCTCGCGGCCCTCCTGGGTGAGGAGCAGGATGCTTCCGATTTCCTGAAGGACACCCAAAAACCCCGCAAAGGCGCGGTTGATTTGCTCAACGCCTCTGCCAGGCAGCTGGAATCCAGTTTTTTCGAGTTCTCGGGGGAAAAGCGGCCGGGCCTCGTGGACAATCTCCAGGTCATACAGACTGCCGGCGAAAACCTGAGGGATACCGATACCAGGACCCGCAAAACCAGGGACAAGATCAATGTCGAAGTCAGGGACATGAGGACTGCTGAGGGCGTCAAGGCTGAATCAGCCGATAGCCTTAAACCCCAAAATTTCTCCGCCCTTGATGCCGGCAAAGCTGATATCGACATACCCGTGGATCTTCGCCTTTCAATTTCTGAAAGCGCCAGCGCTCCCATGGACAAGGCGGCTTTCGAGGATGCTTTGGCCTCCGAGCTGAGGGGCAACCTTGGCACGGACATTGTAAAGCAGGCTTCAATTATTGTCCGGGACGGGGGCGAAGGGACCATAAAACTCACCTTAAGGCCCGAAAGCCTGGGAAATGTAAAGATACGCCTCGAAATGACCGAAAACAAGATCACGGGGCATATCATTGTTGAAAACAGCGACGCCCTCAAGGCGTTTGAACGGGAACTTCCGGTTTTGGAAAAACAGTTCCAGGAATCGGGCTTCAGCGAGGCCCACCTGGATATGTCCATGTCGCAAAACGGGGGGGGCGCTGAATTCTACAGGGAAGAGAGCGGGGAATTATCCCGTTTTGCCCCGGTAGTGGCAGCTTCCCACTATGACGCCGAAGCTGAACGGGCCGAGCTTGTGCCCCAGGGGATTATCTCCCATGGAGCCGGGCAAAACCCGTCGGTAAATATGCTGGTTTAA
- a CDS encoding flagellar FlbD family protein, with amino-acid sequence MIKVTRLNGKEYYINPHQIESIEIHPDTTLLMLSGKHVVVLEKVEEVIERIVEYRKRIGFFKNEE; translated from the coding sequence GTGATAAAGGTAACCCGGCTTAACGGCAAAGAGTATTACATCAATCCCCATCAGATTGAATCCATAGAGATTCACCCCGATACCACCTTGTTGATGCTGTCGGGGAAACATGTGGTGGTGCTGGAAAAAGTTGAAGAGGTTATCGAACGCATTGTTGAATACCGCAAGCGCATCGGCTTTTTTAAGAATGAGGAGTAG
- the fliM gene encoding flagellar motor switch protein FliM, which yields MTEVLSQDEIDQLLTAINAGEPEPEGFKPAADTRKIKIYDFKRPDKFSKEQIRTVSIMHETFARLTTTSLSAQLRSMVHVHVASVDQLTYEEFIRSIPTPTTLAIINMDPLKGNAILEIDPAVTFSIIDRLFGGTGEGTKSQHELTDIETSVMEGIIVRILGNMREAWTTVIDLRPRLGQIDTNPQFAQIVPPTEMVVLVTLETKVGDVEGMMNFCIPYLTIEPIIGKLSAQFWYSSVRRGATTENLNVLKDKLATVDVNVVAEIGKINVPVRDVLSLNVGDVVRLYNTRIGDPYSLNIGSKKKFLCRPGVIGKKMAVQVIKKIAELDQDEFEELTTEGEESL from the coding sequence GTGACAGAAGTACTGTCCCAGGATGAGATAGATCAGCTATTAACCGCGATAAACGCAGGCGAGCCTGAGCCCGAGGGGTTCAAGCCTGCCGCCGATACCCGGAAGATCAAGATCTATGACTTCAAACGCCCCGACAAATTCTCAAAAGAGCAGATTCGCACGGTCTCGATCATGCACGAGACCTTTGCCCGTTTAACCACCACGAGCCTTTCCGCCCAGCTCCGTTCCATGGTCCACGTTCACGTGGCCTCTGTCGATCAGCTCACCTACGAAGAATTCATCCGTTCAATCCCGACCCCCACAACCCTGGCAATCATCAACATGGACCCCCTTAAAGGCAACGCCATCCTGGAAATCGACCCTGCCGTAACCTTCTCCATTATAGACCGCCTTTTCGGAGGCACCGGCGAAGGCACCAAATCCCAGCATGAATTGACCGATATCGAGACCTCTGTCATGGAGGGCATCATAGTCCGCATTTTGGGAAATATGCGGGAAGCCTGGACCACGGTCATCGACCTCCGCCCCCGTTTGGGCCAGATCGACACCAATCCCCAGTTCGCCCAGATTGTACCCCCCACGGAAATGGTGGTCCTTGTAACCCTCGAAACAAAAGTCGGCGATGTGGAAGGGATGATGAACTTCTGCATCCCCTACCTCACTATAGAGCCTATCATCGGAAAGCTCTCCGCCCAGTTCTGGTACTCCTCTGTGCGCAGGGGCGCCACCACCGAGAACCTGAATGTGCTAAAGGACAAGCTCGCAACAGTCGATGTTAATGTAGTAGCCGAAATAGGAAAAATAAATGTCCCTGTCCGGGATGTGCTTTCCCTCAATGTGGGGGATGTGGTGCGGCTTTACAATACCCGGATTGGCGACCCCTATTCCCTGAACATCGGCAGCAAAAAGAAGTTCCTGTGCCGCCCCGGGGTCATTGGCAAAAAGATGGCGGTCCAGGTTATCAAAAAGATCGCCGAGCTTGATCAGGATGAATTTGAAGAGCTGACGACAGAAGGGGAGGAATCATTATGA
- a CDS encoding serine/threonine protein phosphatase has protein sequence MMANSFFADIISPRFNPAAVLDLSQSGKVLVISDFHMGSGKGDDFHLNGEILISILEDYYFKNGWTLLLNGDIEELAKFSLRDIQAQWAGMYRVFDLFAAEGRLYKTLGNHDEDLLFEKDYPYPLYNAVRIETGVLPIYVYHGHQSSKVYTNFNNLIRLGLRYLLKPIGIKNISSARSPYKRFHVERQAYNFSLKNNCISVIGHTHRALFESLGRYDYVKFEIERLCRDYPSSEGEDRQRIAREVENLRIELGKLKMSERRSVLRQSLYGDEYPVPCLFNAGCAIGRKGINAIEVDNENIALVYWFAQGRGMKFISRGWYKVKSFRKGYCRAVLNKDRLDFVNAKIELLGKQDIDDT, from the coding sequence ATGATGGCTAATTCTTTTTTCGCCGATATCATCAGCCCCAGGTTTAACCCTGCGGCAGTGCTGGATCTTTCCCAAAGCGGCAAAGTCCTCGTCATCAGCGATTTTCACATGGGCTCGGGCAAGGGTGACGATTTCCACCTCAACGGAGAAATTCTTATTTCCATCCTGGAAGATTACTATTTCAAAAACGGCTGGACCCTTTTGCTCAACGGCGATATTGAAGAGCTTGCAAAATTTTCCCTCAGGGACATACAAGCCCAATGGGCCGGGATGTACCGGGTGTTTGATCTTTTTGCCGCAGAAGGCAGGCTCTACAAAACCCTTGGCAACCATGACGAGGATCTCCTTTTTGAAAAAGATTACCCCTATCCCCTCTACAATGCAGTGAGGATCGAGACCGGGGTCCTGCCCATTTATGTGTACCACGGCCATCAATCTTCAAAGGTCTACACCAATTTTAATAACTTGATACGCCTGGGCCTCCGCTATCTCTTAAAGCCCATTGGGATTAAGAATATTTCTTCCGCCCGCAGCCCTTACAAGCGCTTTCATGTTGAAAGGCAGGCGTATAATTTTTCCCTTAAGAATAACTGCATCTCCGTCATAGGCCATACCCACCGTGCCCTCTTCGAATCCCTGGGCCGCTACGACTACGTCAAGTTCGAAATTGAGCGGCTCTGCCGTGATTACCCTTCTTCGGAAGGGGAAGACAGGCAGCGTATTGCCAGGGAAGTGGAGAACCTCAGAATAGAATTGGGGAAGCTTAAAATGTCGGAGCGGCGGAGCGTGCTGCGCCAGAGCCTCTACGGCGACGAATACCCGGTGCCCTGCCTCTTTAACGCGGGCTGCGCCATCGGCAGGAAGGGCATCAATGCCATCGAAGTCGATAACGAAAATATAGCCCTGGTTTACTGGTTCGCCCAGGGCAGGGGCATGAAGTTCATAAGCCGGGGCTGGTACAAGGTTAAGAGCTTCAGGAAGGGCTACTGCAGGGCTGTGCTGAACAAGGACAGGCTCGACTTTGTCAATGCCAAGATTGAGCTATTGGGCAAACAGGATATTGACGATACATAA
- the flgD gene encoding flagellar hook assembly protein FlgD produces the protein MDQIKSVMSSEEIQELHRIAAEHNARVNNGRSPQQSLGKDDFLKLLLTQLANQDPTAPLEDKEFIAQMAQFSSLEQMNNMAADFSKMARMFQVTEASAALGKSVELMEGDNVIEGTVKAVTRDAVPQIMVNGQSYAWDQVIRIFE, from the coding sequence ATGGATCAAATTAAGTCGGTAATGAGCTCGGAAGAAATCCAGGAACTGCACCGTATTGCCGCCGAGCATAACGCCAGGGTAAACAACGGCAGGAGCCCCCAGCAGAGTCTGGGCAAAGACGATTTCCTCAAACTTCTCCTGACCCAGCTTGCCAACCAGGACCCGACGGCGCCCCTGGAAGACAAAGAATTCATAGCCCAGATGGCACAGTTTTCCAGCCTGGAGCAGATGAACAACATGGCCGCTGACTTTTCCAAAATGGCCCGCATGTTTCAGGTAACCGAAGCTTCCGCAGCATTGGGTAAATCGGTGGAACTCATGGAAGGGGACAATGTGATTGAGGGAACGGTAAAAGCCGTAACCCGGGATGCTGTCCCCCAGATCATGGTAAATGGTCAGAGTTATGCCTGGGATCAGGTAATCAGGATTTTTGAATAG
- the flgE gene encoding flagellar hook protein FlgE: MMRSLFSGVAGLQNHQTRMDVIGNNLANINTTGFKRNRVNFQDIFYQQLQGAARPTDVLGGVNPKEVGLGMSVASIDTVHIQGAFQTTGVGTDLAIQGMGFFVLDDRGTYLYTRAGAFNIDQDGTLVNPANGMKVKGWMAQEVNGTQLLDVSRDVEDLTIPVGSKDPARATSVVNFACNLDKRTPEIPETANELQTREGTWNTSIKIYDTFGDVHTMRVALTRVPGVNNSWNASVAVDPESDAPTNASIGLGEAPPAPGGASVFTVNFSNDGTLLSAADGAGNESGGAGDVIMNIGYDVQSATPGDDGAMVRQTFQLHLGNVGSTVNSITQFAEASSSKAVTQDGHTMGYMDNFKIDGSGIITGVFSNGTTRTLGQVAIASFPNQGGLEKAGDNTFRVSNNSGAANIGPSGIAGKGKIQAGALEMSNVDMADQLTDMIITQRGFQVNSRTIQTADQLLQELLTLKR; the protein is encoded by the coding sequence ATGATGCGATCATTGTTTTCCGGCGTAGCCGGACTTCAAAATCACCAGACCAGAATGGATGTAATCGGCAATAACCTTGCCAACATCAACACCACGGGCTTTAAACGGAACCGGGTGAATTTTCAGGATATATTTTATCAGCAGCTCCAGGGCGCAGCCAGGCCCACGGATGTATTGGGCGGCGTGAACCCCAAAGAAGTAGGTCTCGGTATGTCCGTGGCCTCCATCGACACGGTGCACATTCAGGGCGCTTTCCAGACCACCGGCGTAGGCACGGATCTTGCCATACAGGGCATGGGCTTCTTTGTGCTGGATGACCGGGGGACCTACCTCTACACCAGAGCAGGAGCATTCAACATTGATCAGGACGGCACTCTCGTAAATCCCGCCAACGGCATGAAGGTTAAGGGCTGGATGGCACAGGAAGTAAACGGAACTCAGCTTCTTGATGTTTCACGGGATGTTGAAGATCTTACCATCCCCGTAGGCTCGAAAGATCCCGCCAGGGCAACCTCGGTGGTCAACTTCGCCTGTAACCTCGACAAGCGCACTCCCGAAATCCCCGAAACGGCCAACGAACTCCAGACCCGTGAAGGAACCTGGAACACCTCGATAAAAATTTACGATACCTTCGGCGATGTCCATACCATGAGGGTCGCCCTCACCAGGGTTCCGGGGGTTAACAATTCCTGGAACGCCTCGGTTGCCGTAGACCCCGAAAGCGACGCCCCCACCAATGCCTCCATCGGCCTGGGCGAGGCACCTCCCGCTCCCGGCGGAGCTTCGGTGTTCACCGTGAATTTCTCCAACGACGGAACCCTTCTCTCCGCTGCCGACGGCGCGGGCAATGAATCCGGCGGCGCGGGCGACGTGATCATGAACATCGGCTACGACGTGCAGAGCGCCACACCCGGCGACGACGGCGCCATGGTACGCCAGACCTTCCAGCTTCACCTGGGCAATGTGGGCAGCACCGTGAATTCCATCACCCAGTTTGCGGAGGCCAGTTCCTCCAAGGCAGTGACCCAGGATGGCCACACCATGGGCTATATGGACAACTTCAAAATCGACGGCTCCGGCATTATCACCGGCGTTTTTTCCAACGGCACCACCCGTACTTTGGGTCAGGTAGCCATTGCCAGCTTCCCCAACCAGGGGGGCCTTGAAAAAGCCGGAGACAACACTTTCCGGGTCAGCAACAACTCCGGGGCCGCGAACATTGGGCCCTCGGGCATTGCAGGCAAGGGCAAGATCCAGGCAGGGGCGCTGGAAATGTCCAACGTGGACATGGCCGACCAGCTTACCGACATGATCATCACCCAGCGCGGTTTCCAGGTGAACTCAAGAACCATACAGACTGCGGATCAGCTGCTGCAGGAACTCTTGACCCTTAAAAGGTAA
- a CDS encoding periplasmic-type flagellar collar protein FlbB — protein sequence MADYGGPRIIGRIVVLLILILVLAGGGILWFDYLGVIDAKTVLAPVYSRIPFIKAPGRTQPVAQENEILNLDAERLAIRLEALELRDMELGRRDQDIQNRRGEIEQMAQELEQRQKALDEREKSFNAQVSEADIKDKNVETNSRNLTGMPPERAVGILQAMDDQDVIDVLRKTEEIAQAEGTTSIVSYWLSLLPPERAAEIQRKMVARPPSL from the coding sequence GTGGCCGATTACGGTGGACCGCGCATTATAGGCAGAATCGTTGTTTTGCTCATACTCATACTGGTGCTTGCCGGGGGAGGCATCCTCTGGTTCGATTACCTGGGGGTGATAGACGCCAAAACGGTTTTAGCCCCCGTCTATAGCCGCATCCCCTTTATCAAAGCCCCCGGCCGTACCCAGCCTGTTGCCCAGGAGAACGAAATCCTCAATTTGGACGCCGAACGTCTTGCAATACGCCTGGAAGCCCTGGAGCTCAGGGACATGGAGCTTGGCCGCAGGGATCAGGATATACAGAACCGCCGGGGCGAGATCGAGCAAATGGCCCAGGAATTGGAACAAAGGCAAAAAGCCCTTGACGAAAGGGAGAAATCCTTCAATGCCCAGGTCTCGGAAGCCGATATTAAAGACAAGAACGTTGAGACCAATTCGCGGAACCTGACAGGCATGCCCCCGGAGCGAGCGGTGGGTATTTTGCAGGCCATGGACGACCAGGATGTGATCGATGTTCTTCGGAAAACCGAAGAGATTGCCCAGGCTGAAGGAACCACTTCCATCGTATCCTATTGGCTGTCCCTCCTGCCCCCCGAAAGGGCCGCGGAGATTCAGCGCAAAATGGTGGCCCGTCCCCCCAGCTTATAG
- the motB gene encoding flagellar motor protein MotB has translation MAKKKKADAGGVGGEWIVTYSDMVTLMLCFFVALFNPDDTDPAQLAAMISAFNNIGLGSSSGGNTLSSGKSADLGNTIMSLPSMDKGRVLGNALRKAVSLFNPEVKSNKVKVTHDERGLVISLASDAFFNPASARINIEETRDILVRLASLLNSDEVRGHKFRVEGHTDSEAIDPLGPWEDNWQLSSARAIAVLRYLTAIGVQENRFQVAGFADTMPVSSNNTPEGRAYNRRVDIIILDEGHL, from the coding sequence ATGGCGAAGAAAAAGAAGGCTGATGCCGGCGGAGTAGGGGGCGAGTGGATCGTAACCTACTCGGACATGGTTACCCTCATGCTCTGCTTCTTCGTCGCCCTTTTCAATCCCGACGATACTGATCCTGCCCAATTGGCAGCCATGATTTCGGCCTTCAACAATATAGGCTTGGGTTCCTCCTCGGGGGGCAATACCCTTTCATCAGGAAAGAGCGCCGACCTGGGCAATACCATTATGTCCCTCCCGTCCATGGATAAGGGCCGGGTTTTAGGCAATGCCCTGCGCAAGGCGGTGAGCCTCTTCAACCCGGAGGTAAAATCCAACAAGGTAAAGGTAACTCACGATGAACGGGGCCTTGTGATAAGCCTGGCTTCCGATGCCTTTTTCAACCCTGCCAGCGCCAGGATAAATATCGAGGAAACCAGGGACATACTGGTGCGCCTCGCCTCCCTCCTCAATTCCGATGAGGTGAGGGGCCATAAGTTCAGGGTTGAGGGCCATACGGATTCCGAAGCAATAGACCCTTTGGGCCCATGGGAAGACAACTGGCAGCTTTCTTCTGCCCGGGCCATTGCGGTGCTCCGATACCTCACAGCCATCGGGGTTCAGGAAAACCGCTTCCAGGTTGCAGGCTTTGCGGACACCATGCCCGTAAGCTCCAACAATACCCCCGAAGGCCGGGCGTATAACCGCCGGGTCGATATTATAATATTGGATGAAGGGCATTTGTAA
- a CDS encoding flagellar biosynthetic protein FliO, with amino-acid sequence MYLGGEKLNVKHVFLTAALLAAAGLIFISSSLSAQEQQSGLEQSALAFGEDSIILGEDLPSSTNQNPASAWVVVRMVLVLALAALAIYGVVFFVKRLARPSEAKDPHLKVLASAPLGGGAFAAVVSVGSKAWLVGGGDAGVSLISEIDEPEALEAMLLDDARKAAEAKPNLFLDFRSLLGKLGRGAQGKHSAHAEALRKQRDRLRGL; translated from the coding sequence TTGTACTTGGGAGGGGAAAAACTGAACGTTAAACACGTTTTTTTAACTGCGGCGCTCTTGGCTGCCGCGGGCCTCATTTTTATTTCATCCTCATTATCGGCGCAGGAGCAGCAATCCGGGCTGGAACAGTCCGCGTTGGCGTTTGGGGAGGACTCCATAATATTAGGCGAAGATCTCCCTTCCAGCACGAATCAGAACCCTGCTTCGGCCTGGGTCGTTGTGCGCATGGTGCTGGTGCTTGCCCTGGCCGCATTGGCGATTTACGGGGTGGTGTTTTTTGTCAAGCGCCTTGCCCGGCCTTCTGAAGCAAAGGATCCCCATCTTAAGGTGCTGGCCAGCGCGCCTTTGGGGGGCGGCGCTTTTGCCGCTGTGGTTTCGGTGGGATCAAAAGCCTGGCTTGTGGGGGGAGGGGACGCGGGGGTTTCGCTCATATCGGAGATTGATGAGCCCGAGGCCCTGGAAGCCATGCTCCTTGATGATGCCCGCAAGGCTGCCGAAGCCAAGCCCAACCTGTTTTTGGATTTCCGTTCCCTCCTGGGAAAGCTGGGGCGCGGCGCCCAGGGCAAGCATAGTGCCCATGCCGAAGCCCTGCGCAAGCAGCGTGACAGGCTTAGAGGGCTCTAG
- a CDS encoding flagellar basal body-associated FliL family protein, with protein sequence MSDTDELNLDDGDAGAIDTATKKPSGLAALLPNLLKFVAIGLGALIFIITVSVITYNILNKGGASQTIVPENSPFLGSRPQYATFTAIGSIRTGTKDPAPYSVVVDMVIGYDLNDNAAATEFTGRLYELRDFVRSFFRSKMAAELQPENEARLKQEIIELLNTRVLNTAKARIILFNQLDVMEM encoded by the coding sequence ATGTCTGATACTGACGAGCTTAATCTTGATGATGGTGATGCCGGAGCGATAGATACTGCGACTAAAAAACCTTCCGGCCTGGCAGCCTTGCTGCCTAATTTGCTCAAATTCGTCGCTATAGGCTTGGGCGCTTTGATTTTCATTATAACTGTGTCGGTAATAACCTACAACATACTCAACAAGGGCGGAGCCTCCCAGACCATAGTCCCCGAGAATTCCCCATTCCTGGGCTCAAGGCCCCAGTACGCCACCTTTACCGCTATCGGCAGCATAAGGACCGGCACCAAAGATCCTGCCCCTTATTCAGTGGTGGTTGACATGGTCATAGGCTACGATCTCAACGACAACGCCGCCGCTACTGAGTTTACCGGCAGGCTCTACGAGCTTAGGGATTTTGTCCGGAGCTTCTTCCGCTCCAAGATGGCAGCGGAACTCCAGCCCGAAAACGAAGCCCGGCTCAAACAGGAAATTATCGAGCTCCTCAATACAAGGGTCTTGAATACTGCGAAGGCTCGTATTATCCTATTTAATCAGCTTGATGTGATGGAGATGTGA
- a CDS encoding motility protein A, which produces MDISTIIGVGGCFAMVVMGIFTSGGTILTYVDIPSVLIVVVGSYLGLFTFSNISTSIGIFQTIGLTFKIPNYNENGIISKLMAMSEKARREGLLALEEELEDLDDEFMKKGLRLVVDGTDAEIIRGLLETELNQIQDRHAGKIGVVNMWGTLAPGLGMLGTVIGLIAMLKNLEDKSALGPNMAVALITTLYGSMMANLLMIPWSGKLKTHDANEAKVKEMIIEGILSIQAGDNPRILATKLLSYLNPTDRKSAEAEFLKD; this is translated from the coding sequence ATGGATATATCAACCATAATCGGGGTCGGCGGATGTTTTGCGATGGTGGTCATGGGGATTTTTACCTCCGGTGGTACCATTCTGACTTATGTGGATATACCTTCAGTCTTAATCGTCGTAGTCGGATCATATCTGGGCCTTTTCACATTCAGTAATATTTCTACCTCTATAGGGATATTCCAGACCATAGGCTTAACTTTTAAAATCCCCAATTACAACGAAAACGGCATAATTTCCAAGCTTATGGCCATGTCCGAAAAAGCCCGCCGCGAAGGCCTTCTGGCCTTAGAAGAAGAGCTTGAGGACCTGGACGACGAGTTCATGAAGAAGGGCCTCCGCCTTGTGGTAGACGGCACGGATGCGGAAATCATACGGGGTCTGCTCGAAACAGAATTGAACCAGATTCAGGATCGCCACGCCGGCAAAATCGGCGTTGTCAATATGTGGGGCACCCTGGCGCCTGGCCTTGGAATGCTGGGTACGGTTATCGGCCTTATAGCCATGTTGAAAAACCTGGAGGACAAGAGCGCCCTGGGACCCAACATGGCCGTCGCCCTTATCACCACCCTTTACGGGTCCATGATGGCCAACCTCCTCATGATTCCCTGGTCAGGCAAGCTCAAAACCCATGACGCCAACGAAGCCAAGGTAAAGGAAATGATAATAGAGGGAATACTCTCCATCCAGGCCGGGGACAACCCCCGTATCCTTGCAACCAAGCTCCTCTCTTACCTCAACCCCACGGACCGCAAGTCCGCCGAGGCTGAGTTCCTTAAAGACTAA